From the Nodularia sp. NIES-3585 genome, one window contains:
- a CDS encoding prevent-host-death family protein has protein sequence MIELHPEFLTKNGEKQFAVLPYEEFLKIKELLEDLEDLRDLRDAKEEEKDSLSVSLADVKKMLLS, from the coding sequence ATGATTGAATTACATCCTGAATTTTTAACAAAAAATGGTGAAAAACAATTTGCGGTTTTACCTTATGAGGAATTTTTGAAGATTAAGGAATTGTTAGAAGATTTAGAAGATTTAAGGGATTTGCGGGATGCTAAGGAAGAAGAGAAAGATAGTCTTTCAGTATCTTTAGCTGATGTAAAAAAGATGTTACTATCTTGA
- a CDS encoding type II toxin-antitoxin system RelE/ParE family toxin, whose protein sequence is MPYQIEFKPKAIKDLQKILVNDRERIINKVEAMQDDLQGDVKRLTNFTPEYRLRVGDYRVLFELAEQTIIIYRVKHRSKAYE, encoded by the coding sequence GTGCCGTACCAAATAGAATTTAAACCCAAAGCAATTAAAGATTTACAGAAAATTCTTGTAAATGACAGAGAACGCATTATCAATAAAGTTGAAGCAATGCAAGATGATTTACAGGGAGACGTAAAACGCTTAACAAATTTTACCCCCGAATATCGTTTAAGAGTAGGTGATTATCGAGTTTTGTTTGAATTAGCAGAACAGACTATCATTATATATAGGGTCAAGCACCGCAGTAAAGCTTATGAATAA
- the acnB gene encoding bifunctional aconitate hydratase 2/2-methylisocitrate dehydratase, with the protein MLEQYRHHVAERAQLGIPPLPLDAKQTSELCELLQNPPEGEEDTLLHLLCDRVPPGVDEAAYVKAGFLTAIAKSEITSPLVSPIAAVELLGTMVGGYNVQSLIDLLQVSSGESEEGETPLVMKGEGREPIAAHAAAALSKILLVYDAFHDVLELAQSNPFAKRVVDSWANAEWFTIRPTVPEAITVTVFKVPGETNTDDLSPATHATTRPDIPLHALAMLESRQPGSLETIVELKQKGHPLAYVGDVVGTGSSRKSAINSVLWHLGNDIPYVPNKRAGGYILGSAIAPIFFNTAEDAGALPIECDVSNLETGMVITIHPYKGEITNETGEVISTFTLKPETIFDEVRAGGRIPLLIGRTLTDKTREALGLEASSLFIRPQQPNDTGKGYTLAQKMVGKACGLPGVRPGTSCEPLMTTVGSQDTTGPMTRDELKELACLGFSADLVMQSFCHTAAYPKPVDIKTHQELPDFFAQRAGVALRPGDGIIHSWLNRMLLPDTVGTGGDSHTRFPLGISFPAGSGLVAFAGALGVMPLDMPESVLVRFKGELQPGITLRDIVNAIPYVAIQKGLLTVEKKNKKNIYSGRILELEGLPDLKVEQAFELTDASAERSCAGCTIKLSIETVSEYLRSNVTLLKNMVARGYTDARTIMRRVAKMEEWLANPTLMEADADAEYAEIIEIDLNEITEPIVAAPNDPDNVKLLSEVANDPVQEVFVGSCMTNIGHYRATGKVLEGAGAVQARLWICPPTRMDEYQLKQEGVYNIFEAANARTEMPGCSLCMGNQARVADGTTVFSTSTRNFNNRMGKDARVYLGSAELAAVCALLGRIPTVQEYLDIVAEKIHPFADDLYRYLNFDQIAGFEDEGRVIALEDMPKLEDLLGMPPAVTK; encoded by the coding sequence ATGCTAGAACAATACCGTCATCATGTTGCGGAACGCGCCCAACTCGGTATTCCCCCTTTACCATTGGATGCGAAGCAAACCTCAGAACTGTGCGAATTGCTGCAAAATCCACCAGAGGGTGAAGAAGATACATTATTACATTTATTGTGCGATCGCGTGCCTCCCGGTGTAGATGAAGCAGCTTATGTGAAAGCGGGATTTCTCACAGCCATTGCCAAAAGCGAAATTACCAGTCCTTTAGTTTCCCCCATCGCCGCAGTAGAATTACTAGGAACGATGGTAGGCGGCTACAACGTGCAATCCTTAATCGATTTGCTGCAAGTTTCCAGTGGGGAATCAGAAGAAGGAGAAACACCTTTAGTCATGAAGGGTGAAGGTAGAGAACCCATCGCCGCCCACGCCGCAGCCGCCCTGAGTAAAATCCTTTTAGTGTATGATGCCTTTCATGATGTCTTAGAATTAGCCCAAAGTAATCCTTTTGCCAAGCGAGTAGTTGACTCTTGGGCAAATGCGGAATGGTTTACTATTCGCCCCACAGTACCAGAAGCCATTACTGTCACCGTGTTTAAAGTCCCTGGGGAAACCAACACAGATGACTTATCCCCCGCTACCCACGCCACCACCCGCCCGGATATTCCCTTACACGCCTTAGCTATGCTAGAGTCACGGCAACCGGGAAGTTTAGAAACCATTGTCGAGTTAAAGCAAAAAGGACATCCACTAGCTTACGTCGGCGATGTTGTCGGTACTGGTTCCTCGCGCAAGTCTGCCATTAACTCAGTGTTGTGGCATTTAGGAAATGATATCCCTTATGTACCAAACAAACGCGCTGGGGGTTATATTTTAGGTAGTGCGATCGCGCCAATTTTCTTTAACACTGCCGAAGATGCCGGTGCTTTGCCCATTGAATGCGATGTCAGCAACTTAGAAACTGGTATGGTAATTACCATACATCCTTACAAAGGCGAAATTACCAACGAAACCGGCGAAGTCATTTCCACCTTCACCCTCAAACCCGAAACCATCTTTGATGAAGTCCGCGCCGGTGGACGCATTCCCCTATTAATTGGACGTACCCTCACCGACAAAACCCGCGAAGCATTAGGTTTAGAAGCCAGCAGCTTATTTATTCGTCCTCAACAACCCAACGATACAGGCAAAGGTTACACCCTCGCCCAGAAAATGGTCGGTAAAGCTTGCGGTTTACCAGGTGTGCGTCCGGGGACATCATGCGAACCCCTAATGACCACCGTTGGTTCCCAAGATACCACAGGCCCCATGACCCGCGACGAATTAAAAGAACTCGCCTGTCTTGGTTTCAGTGCAGACTTAGTAATGCAGAGTTTCTGTCATACTGCGGCTTATCCCAAACCAGTAGACATTAAAACTCACCAAGAACTACCAGATTTCTTTGCCCAACGCGCAGGTGTCGCCTTACGTCCCGGCGATGGTATCATTCACTCTTGGTTAAACCGGATGCTGTTACCCGACACCGTGGGAACAGGCGGCGACTCCCATACCCGCTTCCCCTTGGGAATATCCTTCCCCGCAGGTTCTGGGTTAGTAGCCTTTGCAGGTGCATTGGGTGTCATGCCCTTAGATATGCCAGAATCAGTATTAGTCCGCTTCAAAGGTGAATTGCAACCTGGTATCACTTTACGAGATATTGTGAATGCCATTCCTTATGTCGCCATTCAAAAAGGTTTGCTGACAGTAGAGAAGAAAAACAAGAAAAATATCTACTCAGGGCGCATTCTGGAATTGGAAGGTTTACCAGATTTGAAAGTAGAACAAGCCTTTGAACTCACCGACGCTTCCGCAGAACGTTCTTGTGCAGGTTGTACAATTAAGCTGAGTATTGAGACAGTTTCCGAATATCTGCGTTCCAATGTCACCTTGTTAAAGAACATGGTAGCCAGGGGTTACACAGATGCGCGTACCATTATGCGTCGGGTGGCGAAAATGGAAGAATGGTTAGCAAACCCCACCTTAATGGAAGCTGATGCAGATGCGGAGTATGCAGAAATCATCGAAATTGATTTGAACGAAATCACAGAACCAATTGTCGCTGCACCCAATGACCCTGATAATGTGAAATTATTATCAGAGGTTGCTAATGACCCAGTACAAGAAGTATTTGTCGGTTCTTGTATGACAAATATCGGTCATTATCGAGCCACTGGTAAAGTATTAGAAGGTGCTGGTGCAGTACAAGCCCGATTGTGGATTTGTCCCCCCACCCGCATGGATGAATATCAATTAAAACAAGAAGGTGTATATAACATCTTTGAAGCTGCGAATGCGCGGACAGAAATGCCTGGATGTAGTTTGTGCATGGGTAATCAGGCGCGAGTTGCAGATGGTACAACTGTGTTTTCTACCTCAACGCGTAATTTCAACAATCGCATGGGTAAAGATGCGCGAGTTTACCTTGGTTCAGCAGAATTAGCCGCCGTTTGTGCGTTGCTGGGACGCATTCCCACAGTGCAGGAATACTTAGATATTGTAGCAGAAAAGATTCATCCTTTTGCTGATGATTTGTATAGGTATTTGAACTTTGATCAAATCGCCGGTTTTGAGGATGAGGGGCGAGTAATTGCTTTGGAAGATATGCCCAAACTTGAGGATCTTTTAGGTATGCCGCCGGCTGTAACGAAGTAG
- a CDS encoding DUF4351 domain-containing protein: MTRFIHDKFAKDYLEEILKDYGEVKASEKVSGEIKEIDVLFTPAKQQSSNLQILGLLGRLAEYPAIIEPYRNPASSDEICDCILKLLEIKALLRREAKANKIKLQESETPKLWILTPTISETRLSSFGTVQKQGWLSGVHFLADALRTAIVAIHQLPQTPETLWLRLLGRGNVQSQAIIDLQALPLDHPYQKATLELVYNLRENLRVNQELEADDRELIMRLEPLYQRNREQAKEEGRQEGRQEGEQYLILRLLNRRIGEIDALLIERIAGLSVEQLENLGEALLDFSSVADLETWLTQHSI; the protein is encoded by the coding sequence ATGACTAGGTTTATACATGATAAATTTGCTAAAGACTATCTAGAAGAAATATTAAAAGATTACGGAGAAGTCAAGGCATCAGAAAAAGTCTCAGGAGAGATTAAAGAAATAGATGTTTTATTCACACCTGCTAAACAACAAAGCTCAAATTTACAAATACTGGGGTTACTAGGAAGACTTGCCGAATATCCTGCAATAATAGAACCATACCGCAATCCAGCTTCTAGCGATGAAATCTGCGACTGTATTCTCAAGTTATTAGAAATCAAGGCTTTATTGCGACGAGAAGCCAAAGCCAATAAAATCAAACTTCAGGAGTCAGAAACTCCTAAATTGTGGATTTTAACCCCCACCATATCTGAAACTCGGTTATCTAGCTTTGGCACAGTTCAAAAACAAGGTTGGTTATCAGGAGTACATTTTCTAGCAGATGCCTTACGGACAGCAATTGTGGCGATACACCAACTACCACAAACACCGGAAACTTTATGGTTGAGGCTTTTGGGTAGAGGAAACGTACAATCACAAGCAATTATCGATTTGCAAGCGTTACCATTAGATCACCCATACCAAAAAGCCACCCTGGAATTAGTTTACAACTTGCGCGAAAACTTGAGAGTAAATCAAGAATTAGAAGCAGATGATAGGGAGTTAATTATGCGACTAGAACCACTTTATCAAAGAAATAGAGAACAAGCTAAAGAAGAGGGAAGACAAGAGGGAAGACAAGAAGGAGAACAATACTTAATACTGCGGCTACTAAATCGCCGTATCGGTGAAATTGATGCGTTATTAATCGAGCGAATTGCCGGATTATCGGTTGAACAGTTAGAGAACTTAGGAGAGGCTTTATTAGACTTTTCTAGTGTTGCTGATTTAGAAACTTGGTTAACCCAACACTCAATCTAA
- a CDS encoding 2Fe-2S iron-sulfur cluster-binding protein → MSNTYTVEINHQGKIHSLQVPEDQTILSVADAAGLDFPNSCNAGVCTTCAGQITEGTVDQTNGMGVSSELQEQGYVLLCIAYPRSDLKIETEKEDIVYQLQFGKDQ, encoded by the coding sequence ATGTCCAACACTTACACCGTTGAAATTAACCACCAAGGCAAAATTCATAGTTTACAAGTTCCTGAAGATCAAACAATCTTATCAGTGGCGGATGCTGCTGGGCTAGACTTTCCCAATTCCTGTAATGCCGGAGTTTGTACAACTTGCGCTGGTCAAATTACTGAGGGAACTGTAGACCAAACTAATGGTATGGGCGTTAGTTCAGAACTACAAGAACAAGGTTATGTTTTGCTTTGTATTGCTTATCCCCGTTCTGATTTGAAAATTGAGACAGAAAAGGAAGACATCGTTTATCAATTGCAATTTGGTAAAGACCAATAA
- a CDS encoding DUF3326 domain-containing protein: protein MNERPYTAILIIPTGVGAAIGGYAGDALPVARVISQVCDRLITHPNVLNGASLYWNLPNTLYVEGYGLDKFASGCWGLRPVRNNKIGLLLDQGIEPELQLRHLQAADAARATLGLTLTDYVVTDAPLNVELRTSASGASWGTIGNPDSLLRAAEILINKAGAEAIAVVARFPDDMDEAAVQNYRQGQGVDPFAGAEAVISHLIVRTFKIPCAHSPALASAPPEPNLSPRSAAEELGYTFLPCVLVGLSRAPQFILNKDSITALADDIWADQVDCAIAPANACGSSALMSLSQKRCQIITVAENKTLIQVPAEALGITSIRVNSYLEAVGVLVAHKAGINPAALSPQISSLKPVIM from the coding sequence GTGAATGAACGTCCCTATACGGCTATTTTAATTATACCTACTGGGGTGGGGGCAGCAATTGGGGGGTACGCTGGTGATGCTTTGCCTGTAGCTAGAGTTATATCACAGGTGTGCGATCGCCTAATTACTCACCCCAATGTCCTCAATGGTGCAAGTTTGTACTGGAATCTCCCTAACACGCTGTATGTGGAAGGTTACGGACTTGATAAATTTGCCTCTGGATGCTGGGGTTTACGCCCGGTTCGCAATAATAAAATCGGGTTGCTTTTAGACCAAGGTATTGAACCGGAATTACAACTGCGACACCTCCAAGCAGCCGACGCAGCCAGGGCTACCCTGGGTTTAACTCTCACAGATTATGTAGTTACTGATGCGCCACTAAACGTAGAATTACGCACCTCAGCATCAGGGGCAAGTTGGGGAACAATTGGCAACCCTGACAGTTTACTCAGGGCGGCGGAAATATTAATTAACAAGGCCGGGGCGGAAGCGATCGCAGTTGTCGCCCGTTTCCCCGATGATATGGATGAAGCCGCAGTACAAAATTATCGTCAAGGCCAAGGAGTAGACCCTTTCGCGGGTGCAGAAGCCGTAATTAGCCATTTAATCGTCCGCACCTTCAAAATTCCCTGCGCCCATTCTCCAGCCTTAGCCAGCGCCCCCCCAGAACCGAATTTATCGCCTCGTTCGGCTGCGGAAGAATTAGGTTATACTTTTTTACCATGTGTCCTTGTGGGCTTGAGTCGCGCCCCACAATTTATTCTAAATAAAGACTCAATTACAGCTTTAGCAGATGATATTTGGGCAGATCAAGTAGATTGTGCGATCGCACCTGCAAATGCTTGTGGTAGTAGTGCCTTAATGAGTTTAAGCCAAAAGCGATGCCAAATTATCACTGTGGCAGAAAATAAAACTCTCATCCAAGTTCCCGCCGAAGCTTTAGGAATCACATCGATACGGGTAAACTCATATTTAGAGGCAGTAGGTGTATTAGTCGCCCACAAAGCTGGGATAAATCCCGCCGCCCTCAGTCCTCAAATATCCTCATTAAAGCCAGTTATTATGTAG
- a CDS encoding CPBP family intramembrane glutamic endopeptidase: MVEQQNQEPEIPNLTRTQVLVAMGVTAILLWIVAKVWLTYGNFYLLRWYWSATDVFLGLGLGLIIIALSGLAYRFYPAYRQSADYYLDIVLKPLALPDLIWLGLLPALSEELLFRGVMLPALGLDNVAVIVSSLAFGILHLSGPQQWPYVFWATIIGLMLGFSALLTGNLLVPIVAHMITNWMSGFFWKFSQMKSA; the protein is encoded by the coding sequence GTGGTTGAACAACAAAATCAAGAACCAGAAATTCCCAACTTGACACGCACCCAAGTATTAGTAGCTATGGGAGTGACTGCAATCCTATTATGGATAGTCGCCAAAGTATGGTTAACCTATGGCAATTTTTACTTATTAAGATGGTACTGGTCAGCAACAGATGTATTCTTAGGATTAGGGCTAGGGTTGATCATCATCGCCTTAAGTGGTTTAGCTTATCGCTTTTACCCTGCCTATCGTCAAAGCGCCGACTATTATCTGGACATAGTACTCAAGCCTTTAGCTTTACCAGATTTGATTTGGCTGGGCTTACTCCCGGCGTTAAGTGAAGAACTTTTATTTCGGGGTGTGATGCTGCCAGCTTTAGGCTTAGATAATGTAGCCGTGATTGTCTCTAGTCTAGCCTTTGGTATTTTGCATCTCAGTGGTCCCCAACAATGGCCTTATGTGTTTTGGGCAACTATCATTGGCTTAATGCTGGGATTTAGTGCCTTATTAACTGGTAACTTGTTAGTGCCAATTGTTGCCCACATGATCACAAATTGGATGTCTGGCTTTTTTTGGAAGTTCAGCCAAATGAAAAGTGCTTAA
- a CDS encoding DUF4351 domain-containing protein produces the protein MIDHDRLFKELIQTFFWEFIELFLPEVLEYVTQDSLNFLTEEIFTDVTTGDKRRVDLLAQVKWRGEDSYFLIHLENQAYNQKEFERRMFHYFARLDSKYLMPIFPIVIFSYDEPKRPEKNQYVVSFPHRKILEFNYVAIQLNNLNWRSFLNKPNPVAAALMAKMNFQPEERIRVKLECLRMLVTLQLNPAKIELISGFIDTYLRLNTTEEQELNAELHQANLIEEEKIMEIVTSWMEKGIEQGEQKIVKRQLKRRFNDITPAIESRINELSSPQIESLADAIFDLQTLDDLINWLEQQG, from the coding sequence ATGATAGATCACGATAGACTCTTTAAAGAATTAATCCAAACATTCTTTTGGGAATTTATAGAACTATTTTTACCAGAAGTTTTAGAGTACGTTACCCAAGACAGCCTCAACTTTTTAACAGAAGAAATATTTACCGATGTCACAACAGGAGACAAAAGAAGAGTAGACTTATTAGCACAGGTCAAATGGAGAGGAGAAGACAGTTATTTTCTGATTCACTTAGAAAATCAAGCATATAATCAAAAAGAATTTGAACGGCGGATGTTTCATTATTTCGCCCGTTTAGATTCTAAATATTTAATGCCAATTTTCCCTATAGTTATATTCTCATACGACGAACCCAAAAGACCTGAAAAAAACCAATATGTAGTTAGTTTTCCCCATCGCAAGATTTTAGAATTTAACTATGTTGCCATTCAATTAAATAATCTCAACTGGCGAAGTTTTTTAAACAAACCAAATCCCGTAGCCGCCGCCTTAATGGCAAAAATGAACTTTCAACCAGAAGAGAGAATTAGAGTTAAGCTAGAATGCTTAAGGATGTTAGTTACGCTGCAATTAAACCCTGCTAAAATAGAATTAATTTCTGGTTTTATTGACACTTATTTAAGATTAAACACAACTGAAGAGCAAGAATTAAACGCTGAACTACACCAAGCTAATTTAATTGAAGAGGAAAAAATCATGGAAATAGTGACTAGTTGGATGGAAAAGGGTATTGAACAAGGAGAACAAAAAATTGTTAAAAGACAACTAAAGCGGCGATTTAATGATATTACCCCTGCTATAGAAAGCCGAATTAATGAATTATCTTCACCACAAATCGAAAGTCTAGCAGACGCAATTTTTGATTTGCAAACTTTAGATGACTTAATCAACTGGTTAGAGCAACAAGGGTAA
- the purN gene encoding phosphoribosylglycinamide formyltransferase, producing the protein MTLRPDSTVSLIAPSLSNCQSSQSTPLKLGIMASGSGSNFEAVAQAIANEQLNAQIQVLIYNNPTAKAPIRAANRGVEAVLLNHRDYTNREAFDGEIVNILQQYDVDWVIMAGWMRLVTPVLIDAFTDKIINIHPSLLPSFKGINAVEQALASGVKITGCTVHLVCLEVDSGPILIQAAVPILPDDTSETLHARIQIQEHRILPQAIALAAAREISQQ; encoded by the coding sequence ATGACTCTCCGCCCTGATTCTACCGTTAGCCTGATTGCTCCCAGTCTGAGCAATTGCCAATCTTCTCAAAGCACTCCTTTAAAACTGGGGATTATGGCTTCTGGTAGTGGCAGTAATTTTGAAGCAGTTGCCCAAGCGATCGCCAATGAGCAACTCAATGCTCAAATTCAAGTTTTAATTTATAATAACCCTACAGCGAAAGCTCCCATCCGCGCAGCTAATAGGGGTGTGGAAGCTGTATTATTAAATCACCGCGACTATACAAACCGGGAAGCATTTGACGGAGAAATTGTCAATATTTTGCAGCAATATGATGTTGATTGGGTAATTATGGCTGGTTGGATGCGTTTGGTGACACCAGTTTTAATTGATGCCTTTACAGATAAAATCATTAATATTCATCCCAGTTTGTTGCCTAGTTTTAAAGGTATTAACGCTGTCGAACAAGCTTTAGCATCTGGAGTCAAAATTACTGGCTGTACAGTACATTTAGTGTGTTTGGAAGTAGACAGCGGCCCCATACTAATCCAAGCGGCTGTACCGATTTTACCAGACGACACATCAGAAACACTCCACGCCAGGATTCAAATTCAGGAACATCGAATTTTACCACAGGCGATCGCACTGGCTGCGGCACGGGAAATCAGTCAACAATGA
- a CDS encoding carbohydrate ABC transporter permease, protein MPKTNTKSWLDNDTFAAWTFLAPALILLSIFIIWPIAYLFYLSFTTGSFTSSGTTWVGLRNYWRLLQTPDFWQVLGNTIYFTVATVIPSLVIPLGLAVLLDKSLALRGLLRSAYFLPSIISLVAAGLGFRWLFQTDGPANTFLDFLGIPAIPWLASTVWAMPVLIVLSIWKQLGFNMVVFLAGLQAVPPSRYEAAELDGANAWQQFWHVTLPGLQPTMIFATITTAIFTLRSFEQVYVITGGGPLNSTNLLVYYIYQEAFAQFDFGYAAAAATVLLAVTLVFVYLQLQTWGDE, encoded by the coding sequence ATGCCAAAAACAAATACTAAGTCCTGGTTAGACAATGATACATTTGCCGCTTGGACTTTTCTTGCCCCCGCACTGATTTTACTCAGCATCTTCATTATTTGGCCAATCGCTTATTTGTTCTACCTCAGTTTTACGACTGGAAGTTTCACCTCATCAGGTACAACTTGGGTCGGTTTGAGAAATTATTGGCGCTTGCTACAGACCCCAGATTTTTGGCAAGTCTTGGGTAACACTATTTATTTTACCGTTGCCACAGTCATTCCCAGCTTAGTGATTCCCTTGGGACTAGCGGTGCTGTTAGACAAATCTCTGGCCTTGCGGGGACTGCTGCGGAGTGCCTATTTTCTGCCTTCAATTATTTCCCTTGTCGCAGCTGGTTTAGGTTTTCGCTGGCTATTTCAAACCGATGGACCTGCAAACACATTTTTAGATTTCCTTGGCATTCCAGCCATTCCTTGGTTAGCAAGTACAGTTTGGGCAATGCCGGTACTGATCGTATTGAGTATTTGGAAGCAATTGGGCTTTAATATGGTGGTATTTTTAGCAGGATTGCAAGCAGTCCCTCCCAGTCGCTATGAAGCAGCAGAACTAGATGGGGCAAATGCTTGGCAGCAGTTTTGGCACGTGACTCTGCCGGGATTGCAACCTACAATGATATTTGCTACCATCACCACAGCTATTTTTACATTACGGAGTTTTGAACAGGTTTATGTAATTACAGGTGGTGGACCCCTCAATTCTACTAACTTGCTGGTTTATTACATTTACCAAGAAGCATTCGCACAATTTGATTTTGGTTACGCCGCAGCAGCAGCCACAGTATTGTTAGCCGTTACGTTAGTCTTTGTGTATTTGCAGTTACAAACTTGGGGAGATGAGTAA